A segment of the Agarivorans albus genome:
CACCAAAACAGAAGACGAATCAGATTTTTCGAACTGAGGGTATCTACCTGACGCCACTTTATCTATTTGTGTAAGAAAAGAAGAGTCATTTGCAAACATATTTTCAAATAACAGCTCAAACTCTTCAGCATTTGAATCTTCATTTATTACATTTTTAAACTCATAAGCAAAAAGAGGCTGAAACCTAAAAGTAACCTCTGGTGAACTATTAAATACCTGCCCAAGCCAACTAGTACCACTTCGTGCCACTCCGGCAATATAAACTACTTTATCTACTGTCATTTTTTAGTCGCTTTAAAATCAAACCTAAAATGCGAATATATCTGTTCCATGGGCTGTTCAATGGCAAATGTATGACTAAAGCCCGCGTATTCACTTAGCTTTAGCAACCATTGCTTATCAAACCATGTCCCCACAACATCATTATTATTTTCACAACTTTCAAAATAAAAAGCTTCACGTTCAGGAGAGTTATAAAAATTCCATGTTTTGGAGATATCAGGGATATCCCCAATAAACAAACGGCCACCTGGCTTAAGCCAATACGCAAACTTTTTAAACAAACTAACCACTTCAGCTAGCGAGAAATATTGTATTCCTGCATAGATAATGATGATTGAAAAGCTTCCCTTCGGGAACTCCAACTGCGACACGTTAGCGCATACAGTTTCCACATTAGGTAAGTCCAGCTTAGACAAACTGTCCACAAACTCAGGGGTAACATCGACACTAACAACCTTAGAACACTCAGGGGCTATATATTGAGAAATAAGCCCATTTCCACAGCACAAGTCAAGTACGACATCATCTCTTTGAAGTTCTAAATGATCAGTGATGTATTGCAGAGTGTTGCTCCACACCGTCTCAGATACTGCTTGCTTGTTGTAAGTTCTCAAAACCTGCTCTTGCATCGACGATGATTTTGATACTTGCCCGTGTTCTTTCCAGAACGCTGTCCATTTTTCCGAAGACACACTAGTTCTCCACTTGATCGAGAATTGCAGACAATACATCCACCATAGATTGCATATCCTCAACGCTATAGCGATGATCAATAGGCAAAGCAATTAGATGCTGTGACCATTCTTTTTCTAACAAAAATCCACGCTCTTTTCTCTTCAATACATCAGCCCATAGCCTAGGAACAAAAATTCCGTTTTCATGAAGCAAAGATAGCTCAATGCCATTTTGAGGTAATAAAGGATAACAATAAGGAGACGAGGATGATTCAATAGCCAAAGTATTGTAGCGTTCCAATCCTTTATGCAAAATGGAAAAATTCTTTAACCTTTGTTTCATCGCCCAAAACAAATCGACATTCTGCATTAGTTTTTCTGTCTCGCTAGACATACGGCCTATACTGCAATCTAAACTCGCTTCATATGTTTGATAAGCTGCGAATGCTTCTTGTTGATGGCCAGCCAAACGCAACGCACAATGTTGAGTCGATGATTCAAATTGCGGATAAACAGATACGTCTATCGGTTTAGGCGCATACAACAAAGCCCCGTCTCCTACCCCAAAATATTTACGAACCGAAGTAAACGACCAGCAGCCTAAATTTTCAAACCCGAAAAAATTATGAGTATCGTCTAGAATGACTTTCTCCTGTCCGTAGGTGTTGATTATTCTTTTAGATATATCACTCTTAAGTCCGAAGTAGTTGGTCCATAAAAAGTACTCGCCGTCTAATAAATCTGGCTGAACCTTAGGTGTCAGGTCACCATTTAACTCATAGTATCTGATATTTATTCCCAGCAGCCTAAAGGGTTCCAGGGTGGCATCGCAGGTATAAAACGGAACGTACACT
Coding sequences within it:
- a CDS encoding class I SAM-dependent methyltransferase; this translates as MSSEKWTAFWKEHGQVSKSSSMQEQVLRTYNKQAVSETVWSNTLQYITDHLELQRDDVVLDLCCGNGLISQYIAPECSKVVSVDVTPEFVDSLSKLDLPNVETVCANVSQLEFPKGSFSIIIIYAGIQYFSLAEVVSLFKKFAYWLKPGGRLFIGDIPDISKTWNFYNSPEREAFYFESCENNNDVVGTWFDKQWLLKLSEYAGFSHTFAIEQPMEQIYSHFRFDFKATKK